One genomic window of Rhizobium lentis includes the following:
- a CDS encoding primary-amine oxidase produces MDAVVAVTHPLDPLSLAEIASAIAILRDRQKLAATFRFPITRLEEPTKADLASHRVGDSLPRLAFILAMDISNGDSFEGIVDLTAGNVSSYKRLPLDELPYGQPPVMLCEFETVQGTVKSDPRWIAAVKKRGITDEDIPLIQIDPFSSGYFGRKFEKGKRIVRAVSYWREDIRDNGYAHPIEGVVAVVDLITNRVVDLVDDEKIIPVPRKKRNYGRENFPEPRPDLKPLHIVQPQGPSFTVDGWKVEWQNWSFRVGFTPREGLVLHELGIKDQGRLRPVVFRASVTEMVVPYADPTANHYWKSAFDAGEYGLGRLANSLELGCDCLGHIHYFDVPAADDFGQPFIMKNAICMHEEDYGILWKHYEFRNGIFEVRRSRRLVISFFATVGNYDYGFYWYLYQDGTIQLEAKLTGIIQTAAVATGETYLWGGMVDDNLGGPTHQHFFNARLHMDVDGDGNTVTEHEFVPRPWGEDNPYGNVFDTRTRVLKRELDSPALANGETGRYWKVSNPNMQNSVGKAPGYKIVVMPSPVMLAQPDSTVAQRGGFAKKHIWVTAFDAREKYASGDYPNVHAGGDGLPGYVKQNREIENADVVLWHSFGHTHVCKPEDFPIMPVEYAGFTLKPNGFFASNIAMDLPPDGNEESVDNRLPHSHEKIASGSCCHT; encoded by the coding sequence ATGGACGCCGTTGTCGCAGTCACCCATCCGCTCGATCCTCTGAGCCTTGCCGAGATCGCCTCTGCCATTGCCATACTCAGGGATAGGCAGAAACTCGCAGCCACGTTCCGCTTTCCGATAACCCGGCTGGAGGAACCGACCAAGGCGGATCTTGCGAGCCATCGCGTGGGCGACAGTCTGCCGCGTCTCGCCTTCATCCTGGCAATGGATATCAGCAACGGCGACTCCTTCGAAGGCATCGTCGACCTGACCGCTGGCAATGTCTCCTCCTATAAGAGACTGCCCCTTGACGAGCTGCCGTATGGCCAGCCGCCGGTCATGCTGTGCGAATTCGAAACCGTGCAAGGCACCGTCAAATCCGATCCGCGCTGGATCGCTGCCGTGAAGAAACGCGGCATTACCGACGAGGATATTCCGCTCATCCAGATCGATCCTTTTTCCTCCGGCTATTTTGGCCGTAAATTCGAGAAGGGAAAGCGCATAGTCCGCGCCGTGTCCTACTGGCGCGAAGATATCCGTGACAACGGTTACGCACATCCGATCGAGGGCGTCGTAGCGGTGGTCGATCTGATCACCAATCGAGTGGTCGATCTCGTGGACGATGAAAAGATCATCCCGGTCCCGAGGAAAAAGCGCAATTATGGTCGCGAAAACTTCCCGGAACCGCGGCCCGATCTGAAGCCGCTGCATATTGTTCAGCCGCAGGGGCCGAGCTTTACTGTCGACGGCTGGAAAGTCGAATGGCAGAACTGGAGTTTCCGTGTCGGCTTCACCCCGCGCGAGGGGCTCGTTCTCCATGAACTCGGCATCAAGGATCAGGGCAGGCTGCGGCCCGTCGTCTTTCGCGCCAGCGTTACCGAAATGGTCGTGCCGTATGCCGATCCGACCGCGAACCATTATTGGAAGAGCGCCTTCGATGCCGGCGAATACGGCCTCGGGCGCCTGGCCAACAGCCTCGAACTTGGCTGCGACTGCCTCGGCCACATTCACTATTTCGACGTGCCGGCGGCTGATGATTTCGGCCAGCCTTTCATCATGAAGAACGCCATCTGTATGCATGAGGAAGACTATGGCATCCTCTGGAAGCATTACGAATTCCGCAACGGTATTTTCGAAGTCCGCCGCTCCCGCCGCCTCGTCATCTCCTTCTTCGCAACTGTCGGCAACTATGATTACGGCTTCTACTGGTATCTCTACCAGGACGGCACGATCCAGCTCGAAGCCAAGCTCACCGGCATCATCCAGACGGCGGCAGTCGCGACCGGCGAAACCTATCTTTGGGGCGGTATGGTCGATGACAATCTCGGCGGCCCGACCCACCAGCATTTCTTCAATGCGCGCCTGCATATGGATGTCGATGGCGATGGCAACACCGTGACCGAGCATGAGTTCGTGCCACGTCCCTGGGGTGAAGACAATCCCTATGGCAATGTCTTCGATACTAGGACTCGCGTGCTGAAGCGCGAACTCGATTCGCCTGCGCTCGCCAATGGCGAGACAGGCCGCTACTGGAAAGTCTCCAACCCAAATATGCAGAACAGCGTCGGCAAAGCGCCAGGCTACAAGATCGTCGTCATGCCGTCACCTGTCATGCTTGCCCAGCCGGATTCGACCGTTGCCCAGCGCGGCGGCTTCGCCAAGAAACACATCTGGGTCACGGCCTTCGATGCCAGGGAAAAATATGCGAGCGGCGATTATCCGAACGTTCATGCCGGCGGCGACGGCCTGCCGGGCTATGTCAAGCAGAACCGCGAAATCGAAAATGCCGATGTCGTGCTCTGGCATTCCTTCGGCCATACCCATGTCTGCAAGCCTGAGGATTTTCCGATCATGCCAGTGGAATATGCGGGCTTCACGCTGAAACCGAACGGCTTCTTCGCATCTAACATTGCCATGGACCTGCCGCCTGATGGAAACGAGGAGAGCGTCGACAATCGTCTGCCGCACTCGCATGAAAAAATCGCAAGCGGTTCCTGCTGCCACACGTAA
- a CDS encoding acylphosphatase, translated as MTRSRQSELRERITILGDVNSASFVPWIRRHADKLGLSQDFLYAGAERIELEVAGPVELIDMLEMGCSLGPIDVWVDEIQRRVVDPISTPKSERHLT; from the coding sequence ATGACACGATCACGGCAGAGCGAATTACGCGAACGGATCACGATCCTTGGCGACGTCAATTCCGCCTCGTTCGTCCCGTGGATTCGCCGCCATGCCGACAAGCTCGGCCTTTCCCAAGATTTTTTGTATGCCGGCGCCGAGCGGATCGAACTCGAGGTCGCAGGGCCTGTCGAGCTGATCGACATGCTGGAAATGGGATGTTCGCTAGGGCCGATCGACGTCTGGGTCGACGAGATTCAGCGCAGGGTTGTAGATCCCATCTCTACACCGAAGTCTGAACGGCACCTGACGTGA
- a CDS encoding AraC family transcriptional regulator produces the protein MAVASHLISRMPAVASIRASVLIPLVQQIDKRSGKTDLLLASHGILRSQLEDPYTVLPMARYVALFEDAATITGEPALGARMGTGFKPADLGPIGMLFALSQNIRSAFERLSKYVNAVQGATSSGVFEENGDFIWSYRIVDPGMWPRRQDSEFTIAASCQLVRSCFRRGWRPTEIQLEHHAPRDVGALERIYGAPVLFGQSGNRIVMNKADADRVYRSEDKSLIEILERHIGDLVDDPTAGDAVTEKVQALIGIYLGRKPITVAILAAELKMSPRSLQRRLSEEGVSLRDLVRQHRQTLAAHYLGDRQAAPMSEVARVLGYADNTVLWRALRSWEKGKPSAFG, from the coding sequence ATGGCAGTTGCATCGCATTTGATCAGCCGGATGCCCGCAGTTGCTTCAATTCGAGCCTCTGTCCTGATCCCGCTGGTGCAACAAATCGACAAAAGATCCGGGAAAACCGACCTTCTTCTGGCTTCGCACGGCATTCTGCGCTCGCAACTGGAAGATCCCTACACAGTCCTGCCTATGGCGCGTTACGTCGCGCTGTTCGAGGATGCCGCGACGATAACGGGCGAACCGGCACTGGGAGCCCGGATGGGCACAGGGTTCAAGCCCGCCGATCTCGGCCCCATCGGCATGCTCTTCGCGCTCTCGCAGAATATTCGCAGTGCCTTCGAACGGCTGTCGAAATATGTAAACGCGGTGCAGGGCGCGACCAGTTCGGGCGTATTCGAAGAGAATGGCGATTTTATCTGGAGCTACCGCATCGTCGATCCCGGCATGTGGCCGCGCCGGCAGGACAGCGAATTCACGATCGCCGCCTCCTGCCAGCTTGTCCGTTCCTGCTTCCGCCGTGGCTGGCGGCCGACCGAAATTCAGCTCGAACATCACGCTCCGCGCGATGTCGGCGCGCTGGAACGGATCTATGGCGCGCCCGTCCTGTTCGGCCAATCCGGCAACCGGATCGTCATGAACAAAGCGGATGCCGATCGTGTCTACCGCTCCGAAGACAAAAGTCTGATCGAGATCCTGGAGCGGCATATCGGCGATCTGGTCGACGATCCGACGGCCGGCGACGCCGTCACGGAAAAGGTCCAGGCCCTGATCGGCATCTATCTCGGCCGCAAGCCGATCACAGTCGCAATCCTCGCGGCCGAACTGAAGATGTCGCCGCGAAGCCTGCAGCGCCGGTTGTCGGAGGAAGGCGTGTCGCTTCGCGATCTCGTTCGCCAACACCGCCAGACGCTCGCAGCCCATTATCTCGGCGACCGGCAAGCCGCTCCGATGTCCGAGGTGGCGCGTGTGCTGGGTTATGCAGACAATACCGTGCTCTGGCGTGCGCTGCGGTCCTGGGAGAAAGGGAAACCATCTGCCTTCGGATAA
- a CDS encoding APC family permease — protein MTLEASMPAPSSPERRLAKDSVGLAHIVFFVVAAAAPLTAVVGASPAAFAFGNGAGVPGAFMLAGLLYLLFSVGFTAMSRHVGGAGAFYTYITHGIGKPVGVGGAFMALVTYSAVQIAIYGLFGFFMANAIAPLGLVLPWWVWAFAALVVVLVCGQRNIAFSGAILGVCMIAEIGILLILDLAIVFSGGGPEGIAFSSFAPSQVFTPGLGVALVFVIGSFIGFEATAIFGEEAEDPEKTIPRATYVAVLLITLFYAFSTWAIVQFYGPGNVQASAAAGLDSFYFAAANSVLGAWSSQVMNVLLITSLFACILSFHNTLNRYFFALGREGLAAKVLGKVHAKHGSPYAAGLLQSLIAAIVLALFVIIGADPYTVVFSWMAALAGIGILQVQVLVSVAIVMFFRKTPNGYSAWTTMIAPTLALLGLIGSLVLVSSNLSLLSGSESLIVKAFPYVMVLVGILGALFAIHVKRSKPALYASLGKVFE, from the coding sequence ATGACACTGGAAGCAAGCATGCCCGCGCCATCATCGCCGGAGCGTCGGCTGGCCAAGGACTCGGTGGGGCTTGCCCATATCGTGTTCTTCGTCGTTGCCGCGGCCGCGCCGCTCACGGCCGTCGTCGGCGCTTCGCCAGCCGCTTTTGCCTTTGGTAACGGCGCAGGCGTTCCTGGCGCTTTCATGCTCGCCGGCCTGCTTTACCTGCTGTTCTCGGTCGGCTTCACCGCCATGAGCCGCCATGTGGGAGGGGCGGGGGCCTTCTACACCTATATCACCCACGGCATCGGCAAGCCGGTCGGCGTGGGTGGGGCCTTTATGGCGCTGGTCACCTATAGCGCGGTTCAGATCGCCATTTATGGCCTGTTCGGCTTCTTCATGGCCAACGCCATAGCGCCGCTTGGGCTGGTCCTGCCGTGGTGGGTCTGGGCCTTCGCGGCACTCGTCGTCGTGCTGGTTTGCGGTCAGCGCAACATCGCCTTCTCAGGCGCGATCCTTGGCGTCTGCATGATTGCCGAAATCGGCATCTTGCTGATTCTCGATCTTGCCATCGTTTTCTCAGGCGGCGGACCGGAAGGCATTGCCTTTTCCTCCTTCGCGCCGTCGCAGGTCTTTACGCCTGGTCTTGGTGTGGCGCTGGTTTTCGTCATCGGTTCCTTCATCGGCTTCGAAGCCACGGCCATTTTCGGCGAGGAAGCCGAAGATCCCGAAAAGACCATTCCCCGCGCCACCTATGTTGCGGTGCTGCTCATCACCCTCTTCTATGCCTTCTCCACCTGGGCCATCGTGCAATTCTACGGTCCGGGCAATGTGCAGGCCTCTGCTGCTGCCGGGCTCGACAGCTTCTACTTCGCTGCCGCCAATTCCGTGCTCGGCGCATGGTCGAGCCAAGTGATGAACGTGCTGCTGATCACCAGCCTGTTTGCCTGCATCCTGTCCTTCCATAATACGCTCAACCGCTATTTCTTCGCCCTCGGCCGGGAAGGCTTGGCCGCCAAGGTGCTTGGCAAGGTTCACGCCAAGCATGGCTCACCCTACGCCGCGGGACTGCTGCAAAGTCTGATCGCGGCCATCGTCCTTGCCCTTTTCGTGATCATCGGAGCCGATCCATACACCGTGGTGTTTTCGTGGATGGCAGCGCTTGCAGGGATCGGTATTCTGCAGGTGCAGGTGCTGGTCTCCGTCGCGATCGTCATGTTCTTCCGCAAGACGCCGAACGGCTACAGCGCCTGGACCACGATGATCGCCCCGACGCTGGCGCTGCTCGGTCTCATCGGTTCGCTGGTGCTGGTCAGTTCCAATCTTTCCCTGCTTTCCGGCAGTGAAAGCCTGATCGTCAAGGCTTTCCCCTATGTCATGGTGCTGGTGGGCATTCTCGGAGCGCTGTTTGCAATCCACGTCAAGAGATCCAAGCCCGCTCTCTACGCCTCGCTCGGAAAGGTTTTCGAATGA
- a CDS encoding Rieske 2Fe-2S domain-containing protein produces the protein MPSDTAGSWTPVALSADLPPATVIPAWTPAGSIALWRSQSGRASASSDRCPHRGMRLSHGFVRGEALSCIYHGWSYSPAGGCVRIPAHPDLVPPDTIRVAVQRVEESDGIVWVAAGEPAMPPPRLDHLVPIRSLTLDADITAIEAAAGEKADAGGLIQVADCPWVRLLPAAQIACTLIHVLVERGRGVADRVTASRIAEALRRRAETRQKDVS, from the coding sequence ATGCCTTCCGATACGGCCGGCTCCTGGACGCCTGTCGCCCTTTCTGCCGATCTGCCTCCGGCAACCGTCATTCCGGCCTGGACACCGGCAGGGTCGATCGCTCTCTGGCGCAGTCAGTCCGGGCGCGCATCAGCTTCTTCCGACCGCTGTCCACATCGCGGGATGCGATTGTCTCACGGCTTCGTGCGGGGCGAGGCGCTCTCCTGTATCTATCACGGCTGGAGCTATTCACCGGCGGGCGGATGTGTTCGTATCCCGGCTCATCCCGACCTCGTACCGCCGGACACGATTCGCGTGGCAGTTCAGCGAGTTGAAGAATCGGATGGCATCGTCTGGGTGGCGGCCGGCGAACCGGCAATGCCGCCGCCACGCCTGGATCATCTCGTGCCCATCCGCTCACTGACACTGGATGCCGACATAACGGCAATTGAAGCGGCAGCCGGGGAAAAGGCAGATGCGGGCGGGCTCATCCAAGTCGCCGATTGTCCATGGGTAAGACTGCTGCCGGCGGCGCAGATCGCGTGCACGCTCATTCACGTCCTGGTCGAGCGGGGTCGCGGCGTCGCAGATCGGGTTACGGCGTCCCGTATCGCCGAGGCCCTGCGCCGCCGGGCGGAAACACGCCAGAAGGACGTCTCATGA
- a CDS encoding glutathione S-transferase family protein, whose product MKLYDYILSPSCYKIRLMAGILGVKLDIRPIDFHPGMEHRGPELLALNPAGSIPILVDGDLVLTESSAMLAFLAARSGPDWLGQNAPEQTARVQQWLSFSHRLTTNLGGARLHQMLLRPGNIEALQAQGVAALRELEAGLFEQRLRDMRFLTSDRATIADIACFPYVALAPDGGISLDPYPNIRLWLRAIRSLEGFIEMPGIHRLHELKPDPHPVNKER is encoded by the coding sequence ATGAAGCTCTACGACTACATCCTATCTCCGAGCTGTTACAAGATCCGCCTGATGGCTGGAATCCTCGGCGTCAAGCTGGATATCCGGCCGATCGATTTCCATCCCGGCATGGAACATCGTGGTCCTGAGCTTCTCGCCCTCAATCCGGCAGGCTCGATCCCGATCCTCGTGGATGGCGATCTGGTGCTGACCGAATCATCGGCCATGCTCGCCTTTCTCGCCGCCCGGAGCGGGCCGGATTGGTTGGGTCAAAACGCGCCCGAGCAGACGGCGCGCGTGCAACAATGGCTCTCTTTTTCGCATCGGCTGACGACCAATCTCGGCGGCGCACGGCTGCATCAGATGCTTCTGCGCCCCGGCAATATCGAGGCCCTGCAGGCACAGGGGGTCGCGGCGCTGCGCGAACTCGAAGCCGGGCTCTTTGAGCAGCGGCTCCGCGACATGCGGTTCCTGACATCAGACCGTGCAACGATCGCCGACATCGCCTGCTTCCCCTATGTGGCACTGGCGCCCGACGGCGGAATCTCGCTCGATCCCTATCCGAACATCCGGCTCTGGCTGCGCGCCATCCGCAGCCTTGAAGGTTTTATCGAAATGCCCGGCATCCACCGGCTGCACGAGTTGAAGCCCGACCCTCATCCCGTCAATAAGGAGAGGTGA
- a CDS encoding ImcF-related family protein, which yields MQADVLAALAQPLLDLARRAESEKKPDPRELAAMARNLVAAFETEARRRKVPQDWLLDARDALVALVDARARNNPALSIRKWERALAAALPIGGVMAASRLAERARAAAKAGPASRDLARFLGHCNDAVQAALLSGTQHKTLADRGLAALLIGFFLAILVVWAAWAEWRFRERLLSQLPDVARVVEAGRVATPAARAAQLDAFLAGVRLVEQDAQRSPLGLIHHLGMFDPAEAARRRYGQAVDALASGPLAAALGVAIATEGEATALYDSLRAWSILKGTSDWQPWFLAGWVDDRAQTFPELAGMAMHVAAMSGPPADIEQPDPEAIAQATQFASEGSANERAMLELARAEKTAGLPAWSLGQAAPGLDRILIRRSGLPIEQAVPGLYTEAGWAYARSGAAEEAIGKAKTETTNLLQAADMASADAVMDLLQKRTLETWSQYLGDLRVRPFTDQPSAVIVSGVLSATNSPLSALIREVWRQAGGTDRSRSHANQLRIAATLGPAIQFVEQGRMSEISRLFVSLNVALALLDVNSEIGKRSLMDAQERANSVVALQQAPLLVVQMVEDVISQTASPKTVEMAEDPVPTGKSPGAWGEIAMACQAAVTGRYPFFDGSDADMAEVARIFAPNGLVATYFRTQLAPSMDTSTTPWRWKPEARLSGYAPESATFFQKASAIGDAFFRQGTAPRLPVSLEALAQRGAATISIGGAHAPVTTSGGAVTFNWPGDLPSRGLEISFDSGRAVEKKSAPGPWGLLRFLDGSRLRPRDGGRRFLIDVRTTGARAYLQMSFAEPANPVSTRILMRELTCPSSL from the coding sequence ATGCAAGCAGATGTGCTTGCCGCACTGGCACAGCCCCTATTGGATCTTGCAAGACGTGCCGAAAGCGAAAAGAAACCAGATCCACGCGAGCTTGCGGCAATGGCAAGGAACCTCGTCGCCGCCTTCGAGACCGAAGCGCGACGCAGGAAGGTCCCGCAGGACTGGCTCCTGGATGCCCGCGACGCCCTTGTCGCTTTGGTTGACGCGCGAGCGCGTAACAATCCCGCATTGTCGATCCGAAAATGGGAGCGCGCGCTTGCCGCGGCCCTGCCAATTGGGGGCGTTATGGCGGCCAGCAGGTTGGCCGAACGGGCGAGAGCGGCAGCGAAGGCAGGGCCCGCGAGCCGGGATCTCGCCCGCTTCCTCGGCCACTGTAACGACGCTGTCCAAGCGGCGCTTCTATCGGGCACACAGCATAAAACGCTCGCGGATCGCGGTCTCGCTGCTCTCTTGATCGGATTCTTCCTGGCAATTCTGGTGGTTTGGGCAGCATGGGCCGAATGGCGGTTTCGCGAGCGGCTTTTATCGCAACTGCCCGATGTCGCACGTGTCGTGGAAGCCGGACGCGTGGCAACACCGGCGGCGCGCGCAGCCCAACTCGATGCATTCCTTGCGGGAGTTCGACTTGTCGAGCAGGATGCACAGCGTTCACCTCTTGGTCTCATTCATCATTTGGGGATGTTCGATCCGGCAGAGGCCGCACGCCGGCGCTATGGCCAAGCCGTCGACGCCCTGGCCAGCGGTCCGCTTGCTGCAGCCCTTGGTGTTGCTATCGCCACGGAAGGAGAGGCGACCGCACTTTACGATTCCCTGCGCGCCTGGTCTATCTTGAAGGGCACCTCGGACTGGCAACCATGGTTCCTGGCCGGCTGGGTGGACGATCGAGCCCAGACATTTCCCGAACTTGCCGGCATGGCAATGCATGTCGCTGCCATGTCCGGACCTCCAGCAGATATTGAACAGCCGGATCCCGAAGCAATTGCTCAAGCCACACAGTTTGCTTCAGAGGGCTCTGCAAACGAGCGAGCCATGCTCGAACTCGCTCGTGCCGAGAAAACTGCGGGCCTTCCAGCCTGGTCTCTCGGGCAGGCAGCACCTGGTCTCGACAGGATATTGATCCGCAGATCCGGACTGCCAATCGAGCAGGCCGTGCCCGGTCTCTACACTGAGGCAGGATGGGCTTATGCACGCTCTGGCGCTGCAGAAGAGGCGATCGGGAAGGCGAAAACCGAAACTACCAACCTCCTGCAAGCCGCCGACATGGCGAGTGCTGATGCAGTTATGGACCTTCTTCAGAAGCGAACGCTGGAGACGTGGTCTCAGTACCTCGGCGATCTTCGTGTCCGGCCGTTCACCGACCAACCGAGCGCGGTTATCGTCAGCGGTGTGCTAAGCGCCACCAACTCGCCGCTCTCGGCCCTGATCCGTGAGGTATGGCGCCAGGCGGGCGGCACCGATCGCAGCCGCAGCCATGCAAACCAGCTTCGCATTGCCGCGACACTCGGGCCTGCCATCCAGTTCGTGGAGCAGGGTCGCATGTCGGAAATCTCGCGGCTTTTTGTGTCGCTGAATGTCGCGCTTGCCCTTCTCGACGTAAATTCAGAAATCGGCAAAAGGTCGTTGATGGATGCACAGGAGCGCGCCAACTCTGTCGTCGCCCTGCAGCAGGCGCCGCTCCTCGTAGTACAAATGGTCGAAGACGTGATCTCCCAGACGGCCTCTCCAAAGACGGTAGAAATGGCCGAAGATCCGGTCCCGACAGGAAAGTCACCGGGGGCTTGGGGCGAGATTGCCATGGCCTGCCAAGCTGCTGTTACAGGCCGCTATCCGTTCTTTGACGGCTCGGACGCGGATATGGCCGAAGTCGCGCGCATCTTCGCGCCGAATGGTCTGGTGGCGACCTATTTCCGGACGCAACTGGCGCCTTCAATGGACACATCAACGACCCCGTGGCGCTGGAAACCGGAAGCACGGCTTTCCGGCTACGCGCCCGAAAGTGCAACGTTCTTTCAGAAAGCTTCCGCGATCGGCGACGCGTTCTTTCGTCAGGGGACCGCGCCGCGGCTCCCTGTATCGCTGGAGGCACTTGCGCAGCGCGGTGCGGCTACCATCTCGATCGGCGGCGCTCACGCTCCGGTTACCACATCAGGCGGCGCGGTGACCTTCAACTGGCCGGGGGACTTGCCATCACGCGGCCTCGAAATCTCCTTCGATAGCGGCAGAGCTGTTGAGAAAAAGAGCGCGCCCGGGCCGTGGGGCCTGTTGCGCTTTCTGGACGGATCACGCTTGCGGCCACGCGACGGCGGCCGGCGTTTTCTCATAGACGTGCGAACAACCGGCGCGCGTGCCTACCTGCAGATGTCGTTCGCCGAGCCTGCCAACCCTGTCTCCACGCGCATTCTGATGCGGGAACTGACATGTCCATCAAGCCTCTGA
- a CDS encoding amidohydrolase codes for MAGYLLKNCAAIIVDEGNGPAVRRNADLLTCGPTIQAIGTNLSQGALPADTIIRDASGWFVYPGLVNTHHHFFQCFVRNRADLDWTKLSVIEWLDRIYPIFSRLNEDCFYHSSVTAMAEMIKHGCTTAFDHQYCFPRHAGKRLIDRQFEAAELLGMRFHAGRGGNTLPKSEGSTIPDAMLETTDEFIADCTRLIDSYHDAGAFSMRQVVVAPCQPVNCYRETFVESVALARDRGVRLHTHVGEGESPVIQARHGLRTVDYCAELGFAGPDSFYAHCWELTHDELRKLAASGTGVSHCPEPVYLVGAEVTDIPAMAAFGLRIGLGCDGAASNDNSNLMHCIHSAYMLQCLTASTRAHPVPAPVDFLSYATTGGASLLGRSDIGRLAPGMAADLFAIDTRRMDYVGTRHDPLSLIAKVGIGMPTDLTMINGRVVWQAGEFTGLDEAQLFAAAEAALETVEF; via the coding sequence ATGGCGGGCTACCTGCTGAAGAACTGCGCCGCCATTATCGTTGACGAAGGCAACGGGCCGGCCGTTCGTCGGAACGCCGATCTGCTGACCTGCGGTCCTACGATCCAGGCGATCGGCACCAACCTGTCGCAAGGAGCCCTGCCTGCCGACACGATCATTCGGGATGCGTCTGGCTGGTTTGTCTATCCGGGTCTCGTCAACACCCATCACCACTTCTTCCAATGCTTCGTGCGCAACCGGGCCGATCTCGACTGGACGAAACTTTCCGTCATCGAATGGCTCGACCGGATCTATCCGATCTTCTCACGGCTGAACGAGGATTGCTTCTATCATTCGTCGGTCACGGCCATGGCGGAGATGATCAAGCATGGCTGCACGACAGCCTTCGACCACCAATATTGCTTCCCCCGGCATGCCGGGAAGCGGCTGATCGATCGCCAGTTCGAAGCAGCCGAGCTTCTCGGCATGCGTTTCCACGCGGGACGCGGCGGCAATACGCTGCCGAAGTCAGAGGGCTCGACGATCCCGGACGCCATGCTGGAAACCACGGACGAGTTCATCGCCGATTGCACCCGGCTGATCGACAGCTACCATGATGCCGGCGCCTTCAGCATGCGGCAGGTGGTCGTCGCTCCCTGTCAGCCCGTCAATTGCTACCGCGAAACCTTCGTCGAATCGGTTGCGCTCGCCCGTGATCGCGGCGTCCGGCTGCACACGCATGTCGGTGAAGGCGAAAGTCCGGTCATCCAGGCGCGGCATGGATTGCGTACGGTCGACTACTGCGCCGAACTCGGCTTTGCCGGCCCCGACAGCTTTTATGCTCATTGCTGGGAGTTGACACACGACGAACTGCGCAAGCTGGCGGCAAGCGGCACGGGTGTCTCCCATTGCCCCGAACCGGTCTATCTGGTCGGCGCCGAAGTGACGGACATTCCCGCGATGGCGGCTTTCGGCCTGCGTATCGGCCTCGGTTGCGATGGCGCGGCCTCGAACGACAATTCCAACCTCATGCACTGCATCCATTCTGCCTATATGCTGCAGTGCCTGACGGCCTCGACACGGGCGCATCCGGTTCCAGCGCCCGTCGACTTCCTGAGCTACGCGACCACGGGTGGCGCAAGCCTGCTTGGCCGCAGCGATATCGGCCGGCTTGCTCCGGGCATGGCCGCCGACCTCTTCGCGATCGATACCAGGCGTATGGATTATGTCGGAACCCGTCACGACCCTTTGAGCCTGATTGCCAAGGTCGGAATCGGCATGCCGACCGATCTGACAATGATCAACGGGCGCGTCGTCTGGCAGGCCGGCGAATTTACCGGCCTCGACGAAGCGCAGCTTTTCGCTGCCGCGGAAGCGGCGCTCGAGACAGTCGAATTCTAA
- a CDS encoding aromatic ring-hydroxylating oxygenase subunit alpha, whose protein sequence is MKGAGAMIDEWYPVGLFSQLTEAGSKTVLMGESIKVMRTTDGAARVTSGDGRSLPVRVRYGHVWSSLGSPAKELFALPEADQPGRRFVDVGVVRVRCSPLRAVENFLDIAHFPFVHTDILGAEPHTEVENYKVEIREEEDEVWATQVKFYQPQAAKSATGGITTEYMYRVPAPTCSVLYKTCPPRPQEWDVITLFVQPLAEDLCDVWPWMALFDDMTPMTDLIHFQQMIFLQDRSILENQIPALLPLDPGMEIPTRADLTSIAYRRWLKRHNYLYGAQLVAQ, encoded by the coding sequence ATGAAAGGGGCTGGCGCGATGATCGACGAATGGTATCCGGTTGGCCTTTTCAGCCAGCTCACCGAGGCCGGAAGCAAGACCGTTTTGATGGGCGAGTCCATAAAGGTGATGCGCACGACTGATGGTGCGGCGCGGGTCACATCGGGCGATGGACGTTCCCTGCCCGTCCGCGTCCGCTATGGTCATGTCTGGTCTTCTCTTGGCAGCCCCGCCAAGGAGCTCTTTGCCCTTCCAGAAGCGGATCAACCTGGCCGCCGCTTCGTCGATGTCGGCGTCGTGCGCGTACGCTGTTCTCCCCTGAGAGCGGTCGAGAACTTCCTCGATATCGCGCATTTTCCCTTCGTTCACACGGATATTCTCGGCGCCGAACCGCATACGGAAGTCGAAAATTACAAAGTCGAGATCCGCGAGGAAGAGGATGAAGTCTGGGCGACGCAGGTGAAGTTCTATCAGCCGCAGGCTGCAAAGTCGGCAACGGGCGGAATTACCACCGAATACATGTATCGCGTGCCGGCTCCGACCTGCTCGGTGCTTTACAAGACCTGCCCTCCCCGTCCGCAGGAATGGGATGTCATAACCCTGTTCGTCCAGCCGCTTGCGGAAGACCTTTGCGACGTCTGGCCGTGGATGGCACTCTTCGACGATATGACGCCAATGACAGACCTCATCCATTTTCAGCAGATGATTTTCCTGCAGGATCGCTCGATCCTCGAAAATCAGATCCCGGCGCTTCTGCCGCTCGATCCCGGCATGGAAATTCCGACCAGGGCCGACCTGACATCGATTGCTTACCGGCGCTGGCTGAAACGCCACAACTATCTCTATGGCGCGCAACTGGTCGCACAATGA